A stretch of the Sulfurospirillum sp. UCH001 genome encodes the following:
- a CDS encoding efflux RND transporter periplasmic adaptor subunit, which translates to MFLLNKKIFLFVTCLALGAQSYAAEEAKKQPSPATTNAPAPAVDVYKIASAKEEALSLQYPGKTISSQSVTIKARANGILMKKFFNEGDFVKEGDVLYKIEPDTYEAALNLAKANVNALDVQLQKATKDWERIKALYESGASSEQEKDSAYWTYEGAKASLASAKASLQTATINLDRTTIKATMSGMTGLKQVDVGALVSDGTALVDITQITPLHVEFSIPDIDVMKQKYNIKNGKWSNPTEGKLKASLQVGDAKFKEVGVVDFMDSSLNAKTGSLKARATFKNEGKELLPNQFVKVNLVGLTRTNVIKVPQKAVLQNPLGTVVFVVEDGKAIVKPVKVGEASENDYVIENGLKEGDVVVVNNFFRIKAGAPVKVDKVINEEAK; encoded by the coding sequence ATGTTTTTACTCAACAAAAAGATCTTTCTTTTCGTTACATGTCTTGCGCTCGGTGCGCAAAGCTATGCTGCTGAAGAGGCTAAAAAACAGCCCTCACCTGCAACAACAAACGCTCCTGCTCCAGCAGTCGATGTTTATAAAATCGCTTCTGCTAAAGAAGAGGCTCTCAGCCTACAATACCCGGGTAAAACCATAAGCTCACAAAGTGTTACCATAAAAGCCAGAGCTAATGGTATTTTGATGAAAAAGTTCTTCAATGAAGGTGACTTCGTCAAAGAGGGTGATGTGCTTTACAAAATTGAGCCAGATACCTACGAAGCAGCCCTCAATCTTGCTAAAGCAAACGTAAATGCGCTTGATGTCCAATTACAAAAAGCGACTAAAGATTGGGAACGAATTAAAGCGCTTTATGAATCAGGTGCTTCAAGTGAGCAAGAAAAAGACAGCGCATACTGGACGTATGAAGGTGCAAAAGCTTCTTTAGCGAGTGCAAAAGCTTCTCTACAAACAGCGACCATTAACCTTGATCGTACAACCATTAAAGCAACAATGAGCGGTATGACAGGTCTGAAACAAGTCGATGTTGGTGCACTTGTGAGCGATGGTACTGCATTGGTTGACATCACACAAATCACACCATTGCACGTAGAATTTTCTATTCCTGACATTGATGTGATGAAACAAAAATACAACATCAAAAATGGCAAATGGTCAAACCCAACAGAGGGGAAACTAAAAGCGAGCCTTCAAGTAGGTGATGCAAAGTTTAAAGAGGTCGGTGTTGTTGATTTTATGGACAGTTCACTCAACGCGAAAACAGGTTCACTTAAAGCGAGAGCTACCTTTAAAAATGAAGGGAAAGAGCTTCTCCCTAACCAATTTGTCAAAGTCAATCTTGTAGGTCTTACACGTACAAATGTCATCAAAGTTCCTCAAAAAGCAGTGCTTCAAAATCCTCTTGGAACGGTAGTTTTTGTTGTTGAAGATGGCAAAGCCATTGTCAAACCAGTTAAAGTCGGCGAAGCAAGTGAAAATGACTACGTCATTGAAAACGGGCTCAAAGAAGGTGATGTTGTTGTCGTCAATAACTTCTTTAGAATCAAAGCAGGCGCACCTGTTAAAGTTGATAAAGTGATCAACGAAGAGGCTAAATAA
- a CDS encoding PAS domain-containing protein: MQTLGDEILLDDTSLLVSETDAKGIIVYADETFVKFSEYALEELIGRPHNMIRHPDMPKAAFKELWATVKSGNVWQGFVKNRTKNGKFYWVYATVFPFGKDHYLSVRKMASREEVEKYSKLYATMRASEGR, from the coding sequence ATGCAAACCTTAGGTGATGAAATTTTACTGGATGATACCTCCTTATTGGTTTCCGAAACGGATGCAAAAGGGATTATTGTTTATGCCGATGAAACCTTTGTTAAATTTTCAGAATACGCCTTAGAAGAGCTTATAGGCAGACCGCATAATATGATTCGTCATCCTGATATGCCAAAAGCTGCTTTTAAAGAGTTATGGGCAACGGTAAAATCAGGCAATGTTTGGCAAGGATTTGTTAAAAATCGAACAAAAAATGGGAAATTTTATTGGGTGTATGCGACGGTTTTTCCTTTTGGCAAAGACCATTATCTCTCTGTTCGTAAAATGGCGAGCCGTGAAGAGGTGGAAAAATATTCAAAACTGTATGCCACAATGCGTGCAAGTGAGGGAAGATAA
- a CDS encoding efflux RND transporter permease subunit, whose translation MFSKFFINRPIFATVVSIVIILAGVIAIKSLPVQEYPSIAPPQIIVSATYPGADAATIATTVAAPLEEEINGVSNMLYMTTTASPSGSVSINVYFQIGTDVAQAKVDVNNRVQIATNKLPEAVRKQGVSTRERSPDILKVLTLTSKNNVHDTTFISNYALVNIVDDLKRIPGIGDVTIFGNKNYAIRVWLKPDKLATYELTTAEVINAIKSQNEQYAAGQIGQEPMDKQPTYTYTVKTDGRLKNASEFDNIIIKSNADGSSLKLRDVAKVELGVESYYFGGIFNNKPMIPIGIFLASGANALQVSDLLEQKLAEISPNFPSDLEIDTAYDPTIFVRESIHEVIFTLILSIALVVGIIYLFLGNLRATFIPVLAIPVSIVGTFAGFYAAGFSINLLTLFGLTLAIGLVVDDAIVVIENVERILREEEELSVKDATIKAMREITNPVIAIVMVLSAVFVPAAFMGGFSGMMYKQFAMTVIISVTISGIVALTLTPALCALLLRKHESEPFWFIQKFNALFEVGTQLFSTGVRKTIRFGLMNVAIFGVMIAAIFLITSRIPTGLVPNEDKGMILVINNLMPGASLHRTQKVSQEVSDFALSQPDVARVGAMSGLDFIINAYKTDSGISFIRLHPWDERPRADQTSQAIAAKMMGGLSQNKEAMLIAVTPPPIMGMSTTGGFEMYVQDRTGGNIQVLDGYVKEILAKAAERKELAAMRSTINTNVPQFLISVDTEKAKSLGVDTADIFTTIQATFGNTYTNDFNLFGRTYHVNVQSDSTFREGTENYNDVFVKSSEGRLIPISSLATIKRIVGPSIIQKFNMFQAAQISGQPSPGYSSGDALRVIEEVAKSVLPNGYTIAWAGTSYQEKLLEKSGNTAFIYAIIFVFLILAALYESWTIPFAIVLAVPFALLGAALSVYFRDLQNDIYFQVGLVTLVGLSSKNAILMVEFAMHKLKEGYSLIDATIEGARIRFRPIVMTSFAFIAGTLPLAISTGAGANSRHIIGTTVVGGMVTLTLIGTFFVPLFFYLIMKTKEKFTKKGVAHVS comes from the coding sequence ATGTTTTCAAAGTTTTTTATTAACCGCCCAATATTTGCAACCGTTGTTTCGATTGTAATTATCTTGGCGGGTGTTATTGCGATTAAGTCGCTCCCCGTTCAAGAGTACCCTAGTATTGCGCCACCGCAAATCATCGTTTCTGCAACCTATCCAGGAGCAGATGCAGCTACCATCGCGACTACCGTTGCAGCACCGCTTGAAGAAGAGATCAACGGTGTAAGCAATATGCTTTACATGACTACAACAGCATCGCCTAGTGGAAGTGTGAGCATCAATGTCTATTTCCAAATTGGAACCGATGTTGCCCAAGCAAAAGTGGATGTCAATAACCGTGTGCAAATTGCAACAAACAAACTGCCAGAAGCGGTACGCAAACAAGGTGTTTCAACAAGAGAGCGCTCTCCTGATATCTTGAAAGTTTTAACACTGACATCTAAAAACAATGTACACGACACCACGTTCATCTCAAACTACGCACTCGTAAACATTGTTGATGATTTAAAACGTATTCCTGGTATTGGTGATGTCACCATTTTTGGTAACAAAAACTATGCGATTCGTGTCTGGTTAAAACCTGACAAACTAGCAACGTATGAACTCACGACTGCAGAAGTCATTAACGCCATTAAAAGTCAAAATGAGCAGTATGCCGCAGGTCAAATCGGACAAGAGCCGATGGATAAACAGCCAACCTACACTTATACCGTTAAAACCGATGGAAGGCTTAAAAACGCGAGCGAATTTGACAACATCATTATCAAATCCAATGCCGATGGCTCCTCTTTAAAACTAAGAGACGTTGCAAAAGTAGAGCTTGGTGTTGAGTCATACTATTTTGGTGGTATTTTTAACAACAAGCCGATGATTCCTATTGGTATCTTCCTAGCATCTGGGGCCAATGCGCTTCAAGTATCGGATCTTTTGGAACAAAAACTGGCTGAAATTTCACCGAACTTCCCAAGTGATCTTGAAATCGATACCGCGTACGATCCAACCATTTTCGTACGTGAATCTATCCATGAAGTTATCTTTACACTCATCCTTTCAATTGCCCTTGTTGTAGGCATTATCTATCTCTTTTTGGGTAATCTTCGTGCAACATTTATTCCTGTACTTGCCATCCCTGTTTCCATCGTTGGAACGTTTGCAGGTTTTTATGCGGCAGGCTTTTCCATCAACCTTCTCACGCTCTTTGGTCTTACCTTAGCGATTGGTCTGGTTGTTGATGATGCTATCGTTGTTATCGAAAACGTTGAGAGGATCCTTCGAGAAGAGGAAGAGCTTAGCGTTAAAGATGCAACCATTAAAGCGATGCGTGAGATTACCAATCCGGTTATTGCCATCGTAATGGTTTTATCTGCTGTATTCGTTCCAGCTGCTTTCATGGGTGGCTTTAGCGGTATGATGTATAAACAGTTTGCAATGACCGTTATTATCTCCGTTACCATTTCTGGTATCGTAGCATTAACATTAACACCTGCGTTGTGTGCGCTTCTTTTACGTAAACATGAGAGTGAGCCTTTTTGGTTTATACAAAAATTCAATGCACTCTTTGAAGTGGGAACACAACTGTTTTCAACAGGTGTTCGTAAAACCATTCGCTTTGGATTGATGAATGTTGCGATTTTCGGTGTTATGATTGCAGCGATTTTCCTCATCACATCACGCATTCCTACAGGTTTGGTTCCCAACGAAGACAAAGGTATGATTTTAGTCATTAACAACCTTATGCCAGGTGCTTCTCTTCATCGTACACAAAAAGTGAGCCAAGAAGTCAGTGACTTTGCGTTAAGCCAGCCTGATGTTGCACGTGTAGGTGCTATGTCTGGACTTGATTTTATTATCAATGCGTATAAAACCGATTCGGGTATTAGCTTCATTCGCCTTCATCCATGGGACGAGAGACCACGTGCAGATCAAACGTCGCAAGCCATTGCGGCTAAAATGATGGGCGGACTCTCTCAGAATAAAGAGGCAATGCTTATCGCCGTTACGCCTCCTCCTATCATGGGTATGAGTACTACCGGTGGTTTTGAGATGTACGTTCAAGATAGAACAGGTGGCAATATCCAAGTACTTGATGGTTATGTGAAAGAGATCTTAGCAAAAGCGGCTGAGCGTAAAGAACTTGCTGCAATGCGTTCAACCATTAACACGAATGTTCCACAGTTCTTGATCAGTGTCGATACCGAAAAAGCAAAATCACTTGGTGTCGATACCGCTGATATTTTCACGACCATTCAAGCCACCTTTGGTAATACCTATACCAACGACTTTAACCTTTTTGGTCGTACGTACCATGTCAATGTTCAAAGTGATAGCACCTTTAGAGAAGGAACTGAAAACTACAATGACGTCTTTGTCAAATCAAGTGAAGGAAGGCTCATTCCTATCAGCTCACTTGCGACTATTAAGCGTATCGTAGGACCTTCTATTATTCAAAAATTCAATATGTTCCAAGCAGCACAAATTTCAGGTCAACCAAGTCCTGGATACAGCTCGGGTGATGCACTTCGTGTCATTGAAGAGGTGGCAAAAAGTGTTCTTCCAAATGGTTATACCATCGCTTGGGCGGGAACGTCGTATCAAGAAAAGCTTTTAGAAAAAAGCGGTAACACGGCTTTCATCTATGCTATTATCTTTGTATTCTTGATTCTAGCAGCGCTTTATGAAAGCTGGACGATTCCTTTTGCAATCGTTCTAGCCGTTCCATTTGCACTTCTAGGTGCAGCACTTTCGGTTTATTTTAGAGACTTACAAAATGACATCTACTTTCAAGTAGGACTTGTCACCCTTGTTGGACTTTCCTCTAAAAATGCCATTTTGATGGTCGAATTTGCGATGCACAAACTCAAAGAAGGTTACAGCCTCATTGATGCAACCATCGAGGGAGCACGTATTCGCTTCCGTCCTATCGTTATGACCTCATTTGCATTTATCGCAGGAACATTACCACTTGCAATTAGCACAGGAGCGGGTGCTAATAGCCGTCATATCATCGGAACAACCGTTGTAGGTGGTATGGTTACATTAACCTTGATCGGTACGTTTTTTGTGCCGCTCTTTTTCTATCTCATTATGAAAACCAAAGAAAAGTTTACGAAAAAAGGAGTTGCTCATGTCTCGTAA